In Acidimicrobiia bacterium, a genomic segment contains:
- the recD gene encoding exodeoxyribonuclease V subunit alpha, protein MTERVFQLSGLLDQFRQAGVLTDVDAYGSATIGRIVGEESAGVLLAAALAVRGTRFGHVCINLADIQNTVVVEGGDQEAIDALPWPDLDRWRSAVGESPLVMCDGLAPLVSTRNGLYLQRYFDYEQRLFRALAGRATEPGLVAGSSQVGGVLDGLFPTQDDRVDLQRLAVAAALTGRLTVIAGGPGTGKTTTIGKLLMALASVDGTVEVAVAAPTGKAAARLTEAIHEQVEDIELDDPIRVRLSGVEASTIHRLLGFHPARGKFRYGADRPLPHDLVILDETSMVSLPLAAKLLDAMRPDASLVLVGDPDQLESIEAGTVLGDIVGPVDGGTVMSPARRSQLAELVPGLGQAEAGSTPPAIGDAVVVLERVHRFGEDSPIADLADAIRAGDRDKAVEFLRSSPEGLVWIPEVENPDEGDPVLWAAVLGSRVPMVEAAMRGDAEEALRLLAEQAVLCAHRRGLYGVGRWVPAIERRIQAELPEFKPSDEWHVGRPAMVTRNDYRLNVYNGDIGVTVALGDGLMVAFPGDEGPRFISPARLSDIQTVHAMTIHKSQGSQFAGVAVILPEPMSRLLTRELFYTAVTRASDRVTIVGSEESIRTAISRRVARASGLRELLWGDS, encoded by the coding sequence ATGACCGAGCGGGTGTTTCAATTGTCGGGTCTGCTCGACCAGTTCCGCCAGGCAGGAGTGCTGACCGACGTCGACGCCTACGGGTCCGCCACCATCGGCCGGATCGTCGGGGAGGAGTCCGCCGGGGTTCTGTTGGCGGCTGCCCTGGCCGTGCGCGGCACCAGGTTCGGGCACGTGTGCATCAATCTCGCCGACATCCAGAACACCGTGGTGGTCGAGGGCGGCGACCAGGAAGCCATCGACGCACTGCCCTGGCCCGATCTTGACCGCTGGCGGTCGGCGGTGGGTGAGAGCCCGCTTGTGATGTGCGACGGGTTGGCGCCGCTGGTGTCGACCCGGAATGGCCTGTACCTCCAGCGCTACTTCGACTATGAACAGCGGCTGTTTAGAGCTCTCGCAGGCCGGGCGACAGAGCCGGGGTTGGTGGCGGGGTCGTCGCAGGTTGGGGGAGTGCTCGATGGACTGTTCCCTACTCAGGACGACCGGGTCGATCTACAAAGGCTGGCAGTTGCCGCCGCCCTAACCGGCCGGCTGACGGTGATCGCCGGCGGCCCCGGAACCGGCAAGACGACCACCATCGGGAAGCTCCTGATGGCGTTGGCCTCTGTGGACGGAACGGTGGAGGTGGCCGTTGCCGCTCCGACAGGAAAGGCAGCCGCCCGGCTGACCGAGGCTATTCATGAGCAAGTCGAAGATATCGAACTTGATGACCCGATCCGGGTGCGGCTGTCAGGTGTAGAGGCGTCGACGATTCATCGGCTGTTGGGGTTCCATCCGGCCCGCGGGAAGTTCAGGTATGGGGCCGATCGACCGCTGCCTCACGATCTGGTGATCCTGGATGAGACGTCGATGGTGTCGTTGCCGCTGGCTGCCAAGCTGCTCGACGCCATGCGGCCGGACGCCTCGCTGGTGCTGGTTGGAGATCCCGATCAGCTCGAATCGATCGAAGCCGGCACGGTCCTGGGCGACATTGTCGGGCCCGTCGACGGTGGGACGGTCATGTCGCCGGCCCGGCGCTCGCAGCTGGCGGAGTTGGTCCCGGGCCTGGGGCAGGCTGAGGCTGGGTCGACACCGCCGGCGATCGGCGATGCGGTAGTGGTCCTGGAGAGAGTCCACCGTTTCGGCGAGGACTCGCCGATTGCCGACCTGGCCGACGCCATCCGGGCAGGCGATAGGGACAAGGCCGTCGAATTTCTCAGGTCTTCACCGGAGGGCCTGGTGTGGATCCCGGAAGTTGAGAATCCGGATGAGGGCGATCCGGTGTTGTGGGCTGCGGTGCTTGGCTCTCGGGTTCCGATGGTTGAGGCGGCGATGCGTGGGGACGCAGAAGAGGCGCTGCGGTTGTTGGCTGAGCAAGCGGTGCTGTGTGCTCACCGGCGGGGCCTGTATGGGGTGGGCCGCTGGGTTCCGGCCATAGAACGGCGAATCCAGGCAGAACTACCTGAGTTCAAACCATCCGACGAATGGCATGTCGGCCGCCCGGCGATGGTGACCCGCAATGACTACCGGCTGAACGTCTACAACGGCGACATCGGGGTGACGGTCGCCTTGGGCGACGGACTTATGGTCGCCTTCCCGGGTGACGAAGGCCCACGGTTCATCAGCCCGGCCCGGCTGTCGGACATCCAAACCGTCCACGCCATGACGATTCACAAGAGCCAGGGTTCACAGTTCGCCGGCGTAGCAGTGATCTTGCCCGAACCAATGTCCCGCCTGCTGACCCGGGAACTGTTCTACACGGCAGTCACCAGGGCTTCAGATCGCGTGACCATCGTGGGCAGCGAAGAGTCGATACGGACTGCCATCAGCCGGCGGGTGGCCCGGGCGTCGGGGTTGCGTGAGTTGCTGTGGGGTGACTCATAA
- a CDS encoding DUF3320 domain-containing protein — protein MGDRVLEQVRQWRDELISLSRRDRVLYFLPTKSATLLVRSPDLTKVLSGFEWANGWGFFTPPDIDEAEDNHDAPLIEVDDSPEGAPDDRPDQAPKPRPDELVTQKDTRRSLESALRNLDRRSKQEFMDKGIWILYLAAGFVEWVDPADERQVRTPILLIPVRLDREGPRDPFRLVATDEDTVLNPALVVRMASDFGIDLPGLPEEDDLGVNAFLESVELAMRDRDWRVTRDLALDVFSFHKEVMYRDLLENEAEISVHDMVRALALGGDADVSLGFAAPTEDQLDDLYPPEESPTILDADATQRVCLAAAKEGHSFVMDGPPGTGKSQTIANLIAESLADGKTVLFVSEKIAALEVVKARLDEAGLGEYLLELHSHKATRKEVAKTLASALKTRPVAKNGMSGGELARLKARRLALTDYAIALNESRLPLGRSLGRVLGRASQLHSFPQIQLPSGVDEQLDEQWMSQILDTAGDLSRSWGPVERADEFVWRGLQPSFADLAGKRRLADALDRCSDALGDLRRATDFVSSELAMGAVATATGSQRLADVVGVLQERVDVPSSWLTRDELDSLLSHVDALETTAQTRAESVGSLAGIVGGQWGSLVPADREMWESANGALADLEFGWSPVDGWVHSDLRNAREFLETSSGQLRRIEEHARAISRAMGLDIRGLTLARAQELVALTELARIEYPPEPNWLDEGGLAAARAAHAELSAAVEEFRKKALNLDGVFTEEVLNLDLGGLKARFDTVHRGVRKLGSSYREDKKALVTATPDGKARKDALARLGDAVEWKRVALELEGTEQQCATDLGEHYYRRTETDFIQLAASIDAAELAINLAGARLDPAAFKATLGLGDKRDVELHRTAEDLRSEVRAWLSYASTLLPLTADVLSSKPVESLSFWSDGAVEPFRVLEEVSERSSRACGRALTFSLLSEALPLRSSIETHDQYFDAFASSNGPEYGGYYHGCTTDWADLRERLKWAQRLRAAAGQPLGQQSVDRLRDAILEPHVIRPAVDEWRLAVNDFRNTFTDERSEELGDEFGASFPDVQQLLVIFTQTTADIDEWAAHENARRRLNELGCAEAVESCITKSLPRDQIEGGLERAVLERWIDLTIESDPRMDKLRAEDRDALVQEFRKLDRKLIRSMAARVIEKCNARKPSTTVGAAGIILREGEKKRRHMPVRELIQRTSDVAQAAKPCFMMSPLSVSQFLTPETRFDLVIFDEASQVKPADAVNCIYRGRQLVVAGDQKQLPPTSFFERVGLDGDDEYQEDQFDEFESVLDLAKAGGMESLPLRWHYRSQHEDLITYSNYSFYDGKLVTFPGAIASDPDLGVAFYKADGVYRRGGARDNPEEAELVVDRVIHHAINHPQLTLGVVAFSEAQASRIEYAVDRRRANHPDLDAFFTTDRLAGFFVKNLENVQGDERDIMIFSVGYGFDEAGKFTLNFGPLNRAGGERRLNVAITRARRRVELVASILPDDIAGNAGSSGVQHLRRYLEFARSGISALAIDVSVTGSDVESPLEDEVLRSVRAMGFDAHPQVGVADYRIDLGIVHPDHPGRYILGIECDGAMYHSSRVARDRDRLRQEVLERLGWRIHRIWGPSWFADRAGQELLLRATIEDSLVNGPRRAGLTRRRVEQVVIESVDLDARPEWAEPYRVAKPRRLGMDLHDPLARRRLEEALEEVVNVESPVHEEVVLRRIREANGVGRAGTRIRDAFNAAVKAGSRNRVVNRDPDGFLWLSGHPLTTVRAPVEGVPATVRAATEIPQTELQMAVCRLVADAKLVDRDELTSSVAKLFGWSRRGTEIAGALDLAVDTLIGNNQLIDAGGDLRVAGAGCPSTD, from the coding sequence GTGGGTGATCGAGTCCTCGAGCAAGTGCGCCAATGGCGCGACGAGCTAATCAGTCTTTCGCGGCGCGACAGGGTCCTCTACTTCCTGCCGACCAAGTCAGCCACGCTTCTCGTCAGATCGCCCGACCTGACGAAGGTACTTTCGGGATTCGAATGGGCCAACGGATGGGGATTCTTCACCCCTCCTGACATCGATGAGGCGGAAGACAATCACGACGCTCCGCTGATCGAAGTCGACGACTCCCCCGAAGGAGCGCCAGATGATCGACCCGACCAAGCGCCTAAACCTCGCCCAGACGAGCTTGTCACCCAGAAGGACACACGCCGCAGCCTTGAATCCGCACTCCGGAACCTAGACCGACGGTCCAAACAGGAGTTCATGGACAAAGGCATCTGGATCCTTTACCTCGCCGCCGGATTCGTTGAGTGGGTTGACCCGGCCGACGAACGGCAAGTCCGCACTCCGATTCTCCTCATACCGGTGCGATTGGATCGCGAAGGCCCGCGCGACCCATTTCGTCTCGTGGCAACCGATGAAGACACCGTGCTGAATCCGGCCCTCGTGGTCAGGATGGCATCCGATTTCGGAATCGATCTGCCTGGTCTCCCCGAAGAGGACGACCTCGGCGTCAACGCCTTCCTTGAGTCGGTAGAGCTTGCCATGAGAGATCGAGACTGGAGAGTCACACGCGACCTGGCGCTCGATGTTTTCTCGTTTCACAAGGAGGTGATGTATCGGGACCTCCTCGAAAACGAAGCCGAGATCTCAGTCCACGACATGGTGAGGGCACTCGCTCTGGGCGGGGACGCCGATGTGTCGCTTGGATTCGCGGCACCAACCGAAGATCAACTCGACGATCTCTACCCGCCCGAAGAGTCACCCACGATTCTCGACGCGGATGCCACCCAGAGGGTTTGTCTGGCCGCCGCCAAAGAGGGCCACAGCTTTGTGATGGATGGCCCGCCCGGAACCGGCAAGAGCCAAACGATCGCCAACCTCATCGCTGAAAGCCTGGCCGACGGCAAGACCGTGCTGTTCGTGAGCGAGAAGATTGCAGCCCTGGAAGTCGTCAAAGCTCGACTCGATGAAGCTGGTCTTGGCGAATACCTCCTTGAGCTTCATTCACACAAGGCCACACGCAAAGAAGTGGCGAAGACCTTGGCCTCCGCCCTCAAGACGCGACCTGTCGCCAAGAACGGCATGAGCGGTGGCGAACTCGCTCGCCTCAAAGCGCGCCGGCTGGCCCTGACGGACTACGCCATCGCCCTTAACGAATCCCGACTACCTCTTGGAAGGAGCCTGGGCCGTGTGTTGGGTCGGGCGTCACAACTTCACTCGTTCCCGCAAATCCAGCTTCCCTCAGGAGTTGACGAGCAGCTCGATGAGCAATGGATGAGTCAGATACTTGACACCGCCGGCGACCTTTCACGGTCATGGGGCCCGGTAGAGCGAGCCGACGAATTTGTATGGCGTGGTCTCCAGCCATCGTTTGCGGATCTAGCCGGGAAGAGGAGGCTCGCAGATGCTCTCGATCGTTGCTCCGATGCGTTGGGTGATCTTCGGAGAGCGACAGATTTTGTGTCCTCAGAGCTTGCGATGGGTGCAGTGGCGACGGCTACGGGTTCTCAGCGCCTCGCAGACGTAGTGGGTGTGCTGCAGGAACGTGTTGATGTGCCATCAAGTTGGCTAACTAGGGATGAACTGGATTCGCTACTGAGTCACGTCGATGCTCTGGAAACTACGGCGCAGACTCGAGCAGAGAGCGTCGGAAGTCTCGCTGGCATAGTTGGAGGGCAGTGGGGTTCTCTGGTTCCGGCCGATCGAGAGATGTGGGAATCGGCCAACGGCGCTCTTGCCGATCTGGAGTTTGGGTGGAGCCCGGTTGACGGTTGGGTCCACTCCGACCTCAGGAACGCCCGGGAGTTCCTCGAGACGTCGAGTGGTCAGCTGCGGAGGATCGAAGAGCACGCTAGAGCCATCTCCCGTGCGATGGGTCTCGACATTAGGGGTCTTACGCTCGCCCGCGCTCAAGAGCTCGTAGCCCTGACCGAGCTAGCACGCATCGAATATCCTCCGGAGCCAAATTGGCTTGATGAGGGTGGTCTCGCGGCCGCCCGTGCCGCTCATGCCGAGCTCTCAGCAGCCGTAGAGGAGTTTCGGAAGAAGGCTCTCAATCTCGACGGAGTCTTCACCGAGGAAGTGTTGAACCTCGATCTGGGCGGGCTCAAGGCACGATTCGACACGGTTCACCGCGGAGTCAGGAAGCTCGGCAGCAGCTACCGAGAAGATAAGAAGGCCCTGGTGACCGCCACACCCGATGGGAAAGCACGCAAGGATGCGCTGGCGCGGCTAGGTGATGCTGTCGAATGGAAACGCGTTGCTCTGGAGCTCGAAGGCACAGAACAGCAGTGTGCTACCGATCTAGGCGAGCACTACTACAGGCGCACCGAGACGGACTTCATTCAGTTGGCCGCGTCGATAGACGCGGCGGAACTTGCTATCAATCTCGCAGGTGCACGGCTCGATCCTGCCGCTTTCAAGGCGACCCTCGGGTTAGGGGACAAGCGCGACGTTGAGCTCCATCGCACCGCTGAAGACTTACGCTCTGAAGTTCGAGCCTGGCTCTCGTATGCGTCCACACTTCTGCCGCTGACCGCCGACGTGCTTTCGTCCAAACCCGTCGAATCGCTTTCCTTCTGGAGCGACGGTGCTGTGGAGCCATTTCGGGTTCTTGAAGAGGTATCCGAGCGATCCTCTCGGGCATGCGGAAGAGCGTTGACTTTCAGCCTCCTCTCCGAAGCCCTGCCTCTGCGGAGCTCGATCGAGACCCATGATCAATACTTCGACGCTTTTGCTTCGTCCAACGGCCCGGAATACGGGGGGTACTACCACGGCTGCACAACGGATTGGGCCGATCTTCGAGAGCGTCTCAAATGGGCACAACGCCTTCGAGCGGCCGCAGGGCAGCCGCTCGGTCAACAATCAGTGGATCGATTGAGAGACGCCATCCTCGAGCCTCACGTCATCCGGCCTGCAGTTGATGAGTGGCGTCTGGCCGTGAACGATTTCCGAAACACCTTCACGGACGAACGCTCGGAAGAGCTTGGAGATGAGTTCGGGGCGAGCTTCCCCGACGTGCAGCAACTCCTTGTTATTTTCACCCAAACGACCGCTGACATCGATGAGTGGGCAGCTCACGAGAACGCCCGCCGTCGGCTCAATGAGCTGGGCTGCGCCGAAGCAGTCGAGAGTTGTATCACCAAATCCTTGCCTCGCGACCAGATCGAAGGTGGGCTCGAACGGGCGGTGCTTGAACGATGGATCGATCTCACGATCGAAAGTGACCCTCGAATGGACAAACTCCGAGCGGAGGACAGGGACGCGTTGGTCCAAGAGTTCCGCAAACTCGATCGCAAGCTGATCCGATCGATGGCAGCTCGGGTGATCGAGAAGTGCAATGCACGCAAACCCAGCACCACAGTCGGGGCGGCCGGCATCATCCTCAGAGAAGGCGAGAAGAAACGTCGTCACATGCCGGTGCGAGAGCTCATTCAAAGGACATCCGATGTGGCACAGGCAGCCAAACCCTGCTTCATGATGAGCCCTCTATCGGTCAGCCAGTTCCTGACCCCCGAGACCAGGTTCGACCTCGTGATCTTCGATGAGGCATCCCAAGTGAAGCCTGCGGACGCCGTCAACTGCATCTACCGGGGCCGCCAGTTGGTGGTGGCGGGCGATCAGAAGCAACTCCCACCCACATCATTCTTCGAGCGGGTCGGGCTCGACGGCGACGACGAATACCAGGAAGACCAGTTTGACGAGTTCGAGTCCGTTCTAGACCTGGCCAAGGCCGGTGGCATGGAGTCCCTGCCGCTTCGCTGGCACTACCGCAGTCAGCACGAAGATCTAATCACTTACTCGAACTACTCCTTCTATGACGGCAAGCTGGTCACATTCCCTGGAGCCATCGCTTCTGATCCAGACCTCGGTGTGGCCTTCTACAAAGCAGATGGCGTCTACCGGCGGGGCGGCGCAAGAGACAATCCCGAAGAGGCGGAGCTGGTCGTCGACCGTGTAATCCACCACGCGATCAACCATCCGCAGCTGACCCTCGGCGTCGTTGCCTTTTCGGAGGCACAGGCGTCACGCATCGAGTACGCAGTAGACCGGCGCCGAGCGAATCATCCAGACCTCGACGCGTTCTTCACAACGGACCGACTCGCTGGGTTTTTTGTCAAGAATCTCGAGAACGTTCAGGGTGACGAACGGGACATCATGATCTTCAGCGTCGGCTACGGCTTTGACGAAGCAGGCAAGTTCACGCTCAACTTCGGACCGCTCAACCGGGCCGGGGGCGAAAGGCGGCTCAACGTTGCTATCACCCGAGCGCGCCGACGGGTCGAGCTCGTTGCGTCGATTCTGCCAGACGACATTGCGGGCAACGCAGGATCGTCGGGCGTGCAGCATCTGCGGCGCTATCTCGAGTTCGCCAGGTCCGGGATCTCAGCTCTGGCCATCGATGTCTCCGTGACCGGGTCGGATGTCGAGAGTCCGCTCGAGGACGAGGTTCTCCGTTCGGTACGGGCGATGGGGTTTGATGCCCACCCGCAGGTAGGGGTGGCCGACTACCGGATCGATCTCGGGATCGTGCATCCAGACCATCCTGGGCGCTACATCCTCGGCATCGAATGCGACGGTGCGATGTATCACTCATCGCGGGTAGCCCGTGACCGGGACCGATTGAGGCAAGAGGTGTTGGAACGATTGGGCTGGAGGATCCACCGAATATGGGGCCCTTCGTGGTTCGCTGATCGGGCGGGCCAAGAGTTGCTGCTGCGAGCGACGATTGAGGATTCCCTCGTGAACGGCCCAAGACGAGCGGGATTGACGCGACGGAGAGTCGAGCAAGTCGTGATCGAGTCAGTAGACCTCGACGCACGCCCCGAATGGGCCGAGCCCTATCGAGTGGCTAAGCCACGTCGCCTTGGTATGGATCTCCATGATCCGCTGGCGAGACGTCGGCTTGAGGAAGCACTCGAGGAAGTCGTCAATGTCGAATCTCCAGTTCACGAGGAGGTCGTTCTGCGGCGTATCCGAGAGGCGAACGGAGTTGGAAGAGCTGGAACCCGTATCCGTGACGCCTTCAACGCGGCAGTCAAGGCAGGTTCTCGAAATCGGGTTGTCAACCGGGACCCGGACGGTTTCCTTTGGCTCAGCGGACACCCTCTGACGACCGTCAGGGCTCCAGTTGAGGGTGTTCCGGCGACGGTGCGAGCGGCAACTGAGATTCCCCAGACCGAACTGCAAATGGCGGTCTGTCGGTTAGTTGCGGACGCGAAGCTCGTCGATCGAGATGAGCTCACGTCCTCGGTGGCGAAACTGTTTGGATGGTCCCGTCGGGGAACAGAAATCGCCGGCGCACTCGATCTCGCCGTGGACACGTTGATCGGCAATAACCAACTCATTGACGCCGGCGGCGATCTGCGTGTTGCCGGCGCGGGGTGCCCCTCTACCGACTAG
- a CDS encoding RNA polymerase subunit sigma, whose translation MSIDLYELTTDLKVRLAKAVHRPGRVIALTGAGISAESGIPTFRGPGGFWTIGSQVYRSEEISTFEFFAIHPEQSWAWFLWRRNTWGDAQPNAAHRALVRLEQALGERFVVITQNIDGLHLAAGHNPERVYEGHGNLQMMRCSAPCGLDVYPIPPGIGPTGRDEPLGEEDRDLLVCPKCGAMTRPHVLWFDETYNEEHYRIYSARIAAQQASLLLVIGTSGSTRLPNDVFAMAGLNGATLVDINPEPNPFSLMAERMDHGLAIKAPATVVVPPIVDFIEEVL comes from the coding sequence GTGAGTATCGACCTCTATGAACTCACCACCGACCTGAAGGTCCGTCTCGCCAAGGCTGTACACCGGCCGGGGAGGGTGATCGCCCTCACCGGAGCCGGCATCTCGGCCGAGTCGGGCATCCCCACCTTCCGCGGTCCGGGCGGGTTCTGGACGATCGGTTCGCAGGTCTACAGGAGCGAGGAGATCTCTACCTTCGAGTTCTTCGCCATCCATCCGGAACAGTCCTGGGCCTGGTTCCTGTGGCGTCGCAACACCTGGGGCGACGCCCAACCCAATGCCGCCCACCGCGCCCTGGTGCGGTTGGAGCAGGCGCTGGGGGAGCGGTTCGTGGTCATCACCCAGAACATCGACGGACTCCACCTGGCCGCCGGGCACAATCCCGAACGGGTCTACGAAGGGCACGGCAACCTCCAGATGATGAGGTGCAGCGCTCCCTGCGGGCTTGATGTGTACCCGATCCCGCCCGGCATCGGGCCGACCGGGCGGGATGAGCCGCTCGGTGAAGAGGACCGCGATCTGCTGGTCTGTCCGAAGTGCGGGGCGATGACCCGACCCCACGTGTTGTGGTTTGACGAGACCTACAACGAGGAGCACTACCGGATCTACTCGGCCCGCATCGCCGCCCAGCAGGCCTCGCTGCTGCTGGTGATCGGCACCTCCGGCAGCACCCGGCTGCCCAACGACGTGTTCGCCATGGCCGGGCTCAACGGGGCCACCCTCGTCGACATCAACCCAGAACCCAACCCGTTCTCGCTCATGGCCGAACGGATGGACCACGGCTTGGCGATCAAGGCACCCGCCACCGTGGTGGTGCCGCCTATCGTCGACTTCATCGAAGAGGTGCTGTGA